A stretch of Imperialibacter roseus DNA encodes these proteins:
- a CDS encoding glutamate synthase subunit beta — protein sequence MGKVTGFLEYDRELPHAKPPKQRINEYKEIYDEFADEKTEEQAARCMSCGVPFCHTGCPLGNNIPEFNDAVYQQDWELAAEILGSTNNFPEFTGRICPAPCEGSCVLGINKPAVAIEHIEKSIAEKAFELGLIKPNPPKTRTGKTVAIVGSGPAGLAAAAQLNKAGHTVTVYERAAQPGGLLRYGIPDFKLEKWVVERRVEVMKAEGIEFKCGVNVGVDITAKELQSKYDSILLAGGSTIPRDIPIPGRDLKGVHFAMEFLTQQNKEVSDEKIDEKRIMATDKNVMVIGGGDTGSDCVGTSNRHRAKSVTQLELLPQPPKSRAIDNPWPEWPMTLRTSSSHEEGCERDWAVLTKEFVGDKDGNLAGVKCVNIEWKAAKPGERAGFVEIKGTERIIPCELALLAVGFVGPEKEGLVDQLKVTLDERGNVAATDYKTSLENVFAAGDLRRGQSLVVWAISEGREAARAIDIHLMGASDLEAKDASHISELI from the coding sequence ATGGGGAAAGTAACAGGTTTTTTAGAATACGATAGGGAGCTGCCACACGCAAAGCCCCCCAAGCAGCGCATCAACGAGTATAAAGAAATATACGACGAGTTCGCTGATGAGAAGACAGAGGAACAGGCGGCTCGTTGTATGAGCTGCGGTGTACCTTTTTGCCATACCGGATGTCCGTTAGGGAATAACATCCCAGAGTTCAACGATGCAGTATACCAGCAGGATTGGGAGCTGGCCGCCGAGATACTTGGCAGCACCAATAACTTCCCTGAATTCACCGGACGGATATGCCCCGCCCCCTGCGAAGGGTCGTGCGTGTTGGGGATAAATAAGCCCGCAGTGGCTATTGAGCATATCGAGAAGTCAATTGCTGAGAAAGCGTTCGAATTGGGTCTGATAAAGCCTAACCCGCCAAAGACAAGAACCGGCAAAACTGTTGCTATTGTTGGTTCAGGGCCAGCAGGCCTGGCAGCGGCGGCTCAGCTAAATAAGGCCGGCCATACTGTAACCGTGTATGAAAGAGCGGCTCAGCCTGGCGGACTTTTGCGCTATGGCATTCCTGACTTTAAGCTCGAAAAGTGGGTTGTGGAGCGCCGTGTGGAGGTGATGAAGGCCGAGGGGATCGAGTTTAAATGTGGAGTGAATGTAGGGGTTGATATCACAGCCAAGGAGCTACAGTCAAAATACGACAGTATTCTGCTGGCGGGTGGTTCCACCATTCCAAGAGATATTCCGATTCCCGGAAGAGACTTGAAAGGGGTACATTTTGCTATGGAATTCCTGACACAGCAAAACAAGGAAGTGTCGGATGAAAAAATTGACGAAAAGAGGATCATGGCCACCGACAAAAATGTGATGGTAATCGGTGGTGGTGATACGGGTTCCGACTGCGTGGGAACATCCAACAGGCACAGGGCCAAGTCAGTGACTCAGCTTGAGTTGCTTCCCCAGCCGCCAAAGTCGAGAGCCATCGATAACCCTTGGCCAGAGTGGCCAATGACATTGCGGACGTCGTCGTCGCATGAAGAGGGCTGTGAGAGAGACTGGGCTGTGCTAACCAAGGAATTTGTGGGTGATAAGGACGGCAACCTGGCAGGTGTGAAGTGTGTGAATATCGAATGGAAGGCGGCGAAACCGGGCGAAAGGGCCGGTTTTGTGGAGATCAAAGGCACCGAAAGAATAATCCCCTGCGAACTGGCTTTGCTGGCGGTAGGCTTTGTGGGCCCGGAGAAGGAAGGATTAGTTGACCAACTGAAAGTGACCCTTGACGAAAGGGGAAATGTGGCGGCCACTGATTACAAAACATCTTTAGAGAATGTTTTTGCAGCCGGAGACTTGCGCAGAGGCCAGTCCCTTGTTGTTTGGGCAATTTCTGAAGGCCGAGAGGCTGCGAGAGCCATAGACATTCACCTGATGGGCGCCAGCGATCTGGAAGCAAAGGACGCTTCGCACATTTCAGAGCTTATATAA
- the gltB gene encoding glutamate synthase large subunit produces the protein MEELKKQREGLYCPELEHDNCGMGFLANYNGHKSNEIITGAISMLENMEHRGATGAEPETGDGAGIQFQVPYEFFEAEALASGVKLPAPGKYGVVTLFLPKDQRGREDTISQLKQIAAEREFNIVFRRKIPTDNSKIGLSARQTEPDMYHYFLVPKEPLEDSMVLERKLYVFKNQATHFIAKSHPDFYIASCSAFKVVYKGQLRTDQLRFYYTDLRDKRLTSAFAMIHSRFSTNTFPKWKLAQPFRFLAHNGEINTIRGNVNKMKSKQALMESSLFTKEEMRWLLPICDSADSDSANLDAMVELLVLSGRSIQHAMMMLIPEAWQNNPLMDEDRKAFYKFHASMMEPWDGPAAVCFTDGLRIGATLDRNGLRPARYTVTSDGLIILASEVGVYPVDPSKIISNGRLQPGKMVMVDLVQKKVMFDEEIKQKIFDKQPYSEWIKGNRTKLRLLPEPKELHPSFEDDQLKTRQLAFGYSNEDVRTILKPMVEDGKEPLGSMGTDTPIAVLSNQPQHLSFYFKQLFAQVSNPPIDPIRERLVMSLFTRVGTSKNILAETPEHCRQIHISQPVLDKSNFEKLLQWDHKHYNYKIINILFNADGKAGRLEEGINEICKEAEKAIAEGSNILVLSDRNLSKNRAAIPSLLALGAVQNHLVKNKIRTKASLIVECGDALEVHHFATLVGFGASAIYPYMALDTIAELVKSEKLDKPLSFQEANAKFIKAIGDGILKVMSKMGISTLQSYQGAQIFEILGLSSAVVNKCFYGTISRIEGLGFDGIARETLAKHKLAFTESNQAKRLPEGGIYQWKRRGEVHLFNPDTIHLLQKSTKLKSYDLYKKYAEKINKQEEKAITLRSLLEFKAGKAIPIEEVEPKEEIFKRFATGAMSFGSISFEAHTTLAIAMNRIGGKSNSGEGGEDPIRYERKPNGDYMRSAIKQVASGRFGVSSYYLSNADELQIKVAQGAKPGEGGQLPGHKVDEWIGRVRNSTPGVGLISPPPHHDIYSIEDLAQLIHDLKNANREARINVKLVSEAGVGTVAAGVAKAFSDAILISGYDGGTGASPISSIRHAGLPWELGLAEAHQTLVKNRLRSRVVLQTDGQLRTGRDIAIATMLGAEEWGVSTAALITMGCIMMRKCHLNTCPVGVATQNPDLRALFTGNPEEVIALFTYMAEELREIMASLGFRTINEMVGRADMLQVKDKLPGWKAATIDLSPVLKYAEPAQGETAYNSIAQKHKLNEALDWKLLKIAQPSLDTGQFSSGKLKIVNINRSVGALISNEISKKYNEEGLPEGTIRINFRGSAGQSFGAFGASGLKFVLEGEANDYFGKGLSGSQLIVFPDRRTQFVHDQQIIIGNVALYGAITGEAYINGMAGERFAVRNSGANAVVEGVGDHGCEYMTGGRVVILGPTGKNFAAGMSGGIAYVYSPGEEFEQLCNMEMVLFDSIDHQDVSTIKTLVTNHVKFTGSKKAEMILSEWDRHIGKFIKVMPKEYKEVLANANKRRIRQAV, from the coding sequence ATGGAAGAATTGAAAAAACAACGTGAGGGCTTGTACTGCCCGGAGCTCGAACACGACAATTGTGGTATGGGCTTTCTTGCCAACTACAATGGCCATAAATCAAATGAGATTATTACTGGCGCTATATCCATGCTTGAAAACATGGAGCACAGGGGTGCTACAGGCGCTGAGCCTGAGACCGGAGATGGGGCTGGTATTCAATTTCAGGTACCCTATGAGTTTTTTGAAGCAGAGGCGCTGGCTTCGGGGGTCAAACTTCCGGCCCCGGGTAAATATGGCGTGGTTACGCTCTTTCTTCCGAAAGACCAAAGGGGAAGAGAAGACACTATTAGTCAACTGAAGCAAATAGCTGCTGAAAGGGAATTTAATATCGTTTTCCGCAGAAAGATACCCACCGACAATAGCAAAATAGGTCTGTCGGCCCGGCAAACAGAGCCCGACATGTACCACTACTTTTTGGTGCCCAAAGAGCCTTTGGAAGACTCAATGGTATTGGAAAGAAAATTATATGTTTTTAAAAACCAGGCCACACACTTCATTGCCAAATCACATCCCGATTTCTATATAGCCTCGTGCTCTGCTTTTAAAGTAGTTTACAAAGGGCAGCTGCGTACCGACCAATTGCGGTTTTACTACACAGACCTAAGGGACAAAAGGCTGACTTCCGCCTTTGCGATGATTCATTCCAGGTTTTCTACCAATACTTTCCCCAAATGGAAGTTGGCGCAGCCCTTTCGTTTTCTTGCACACAATGGCGAAATCAACACCATACGAGGGAATGTGAATAAGATGAAGTCGAAGCAAGCCCTGATGGAATCTTCGTTGTTTACCAAAGAAGAGATGCGCTGGTTGCTGCCCATTTGTGATTCAGCTGATTCAGATTCAGCCAACCTGGATGCCATGGTGGAGCTTTTGGTGCTTTCCGGAAGGAGCATACAGCATGCTATGATGATGCTTATTCCTGAAGCCTGGCAAAACAATCCTCTAATGGATGAGGACAGAAAGGCGTTCTATAAGTTCCATGCGTCGATGATGGAGCCCTGGGATGGCCCCGCAGCAGTTTGTTTTACCGATGGTTTGAGAATAGGTGCTACGCTCGATAGAAACGGACTAAGACCAGCTCGCTACACGGTAACCAGCGACGGCCTTATCATTTTGGCGTCGGAAGTGGGTGTTTACCCTGTCGACCCTTCCAAGATTATTTCCAATGGAAGGTTGCAACCAGGCAAAATGGTGATGGTAGACTTAGTTCAAAAAAAGGTAATGTTTGATGAAGAGATCAAGCAGAAAATCTTTGATAAGCAGCCCTATTCCGAGTGGATCAAAGGCAATAGAACGAAGCTTAGGCTATTGCCAGAACCTAAGGAGTTACATCCGTCGTTTGAGGACGATCAATTGAAAACGAGGCAGTTGGCGTTTGGGTACTCCAACGAAGACGTAAGAACTATCCTAAAACCGATGGTGGAAGATGGAAAAGAACCACTCGGTTCTATGGGAACCGATACGCCCATTGCCGTCTTGTCTAACCAACCTCAGCACCTTTCATTCTATTTTAAGCAATTGTTTGCTCAGGTAAGTAACCCACCTATCGACCCGATCAGGGAGCGGCTGGTGATGTCACTGTTTACCAGGGTGGGCACCTCAAAGAACATTTTGGCTGAAACGCCCGAGCATTGCAGGCAGATACACATTTCGCAGCCCGTTCTGGACAAATCAAACTTTGAAAAGCTCCTTCAGTGGGATCACAAGCACTATAACTACAAGATTATAAATATCTTGTTCAACGCAGACGGCAAGGCAGGGAGGCTTGAAGAAGGGATCAACGAAATTTGTAAAGAGGCCGAAAAGGCCATTGCTGAAGGTTCCAATATTCTGGTGCTGAGTGATAGAAACCTTAGCAAGAACAGAGCCGCCATACCGTCGCTATTGGCCCTGGGAGCGGTTCAGAATCACCTTGTGAAGAACAAAATACGCACCAAGGCAAGTCTGATTGTAGAATGCGGCGACGCCCTGGAAGTTCATCATTTTGCAACACTGGTGGGGTTTGGCGCCAGCGCTATTTATCCTTACATGGCGCTTGATACTATTGCTGAGTTGGTAAAAAGTGAAAAGCTTGATAAACCCCTGAGCTTTCAGGAGGCAAATGCCAAGTTCATCAAAGCCATAGGTGATGGAATTTTGAAGGTAATGTCGAAAATGGGTATTTCCACCCTCCAGTCTTACCAGGGAGCTCAAATTTTCGAAATACTTGGGCTTTCCAGTGCTGTGGTAAACAAATGCTTCTACGGCACCATATCCAGAATTGAGGGCCTTGGTTTCGACGGCATTGCCCGGGAAACCCTGGCTAAGCATAAACTGGCATTTACTGAGTCAAATCAAGCTAAGCGACTTCCTGAAGGAGGCATCTACCAATGGAAACGCCGGGGAGAAGTTCATTTGTTCAATCCCGACACAATTCATCTGCTCCAGAAGTCGACCAAGCTCAAGTCGTACGACTTATATAAGAAGTACGCTGAGAAGATCAATAAACAGGAAGAAAAAGCCATCACACTCAGAAGTTTGCTAGAATTTAAGGCTGGCAAAGCTATTCCTATTGAAGAGGTAGAGCCCAAGGAGGAAATCTTCAAAAGGTTTGCCACAGGGGCTATGTCATTTGGCTCTATCTCTTTTGAAGCTCACACCACATTGGCCATTGCTATGAACCGGATTGGTGGCAAGAGCAATAGTGGAGAAGGTGGTGAAGATCCAATCCGCTACGAGCGCAAGCCAAATGGAGACTACATGAGGTCGGCAATCAAGCAGGTGGCCTCTGGCAGGTTTGGTGTGTCGTCTTACTACCTCAGCAATGCCGACGAGCTTCAGATCAAAGTAGCTCAAGGCGCAAAGCCAGGAGAGGGTGGTCAGCTGCCGGGTCACAAAGTGGATGAATGGATTGGACGTGTAAGAAACTCTACACCGGGTGTTGGTCTTATTTCGCCTCCCCCGCATCACGATATTTACTCAATTGAGGATTTAGCACAGCTTATCCACGACCTTAAAAATGCCAATCGGGAAGCAAGAATTAACGTTAAGCTTGTTTCAGAGGCAGGCGTTGGAACTGTTGCAGCTGGTGTGGCAAAGGCATTTTCAGACGCCATTCTTATATCTGGTTATGACGGGGGCACCGGAGCTTCTCCAATAAGCTCGATCAGACATGCAGGCTTGCCCTGGGAACTTGGTTTAGCCGAAGCACATCAAACCCTTGTAAAAAACAGGCTGCGCTCAAGAGTAGTATTACAAACCGACGGGCAGCTGAGGACAGGAAGAGATATAGCCATAGCTACAATGCTGGGTGCTGAGGAGTGGGGCGTTTCTACGGCTGCTTTGATCACGATGGGATGCATAATGATGAGAAAGTGCCATCTGAACACCTGTCCTGTTGGCGTGGCAACTCAGAACCCTGACTTGAGGGCTCTTTTCACAGGGAATCCTGAAGAAGTGATTGCGTTGTTTACATACATGGCTGAAGAACTGAGGGAGATAATGGCTTCGTTAGGATTCAGAACAATCAACGAGATGGTCGGCCGTGCTGACATGCTTCAGGTGAAAGACAAGCTGCCGGGTTGGAAGGCCGCTACAATTGATTTGAGCCCTGTATTGAAATATGCCGAGCCCGCTCAGGGAGAAACCGCTTACAACTCAATTGCACAAAAGCATAAGCTAAACGAGGCACTCGACTGGAAGCTTTTGAAAATTGCACAGCCTTCACTAGATACCGGCCAGTTTTCCTCAGGTAAGTTGAAGATAGTGAATATCAACCGGTCAGTAGGAGCGCTTATTTCGAATGAAATTTCGAAGAAATACAACGAAGAAGGGCTGCCAGAAGGCACTATCAGAATTAACTTCAGGGGATCGGCGGGGCAGAGCTTTGGCGCTTTTGGAGCATCAGGACTGAAATTTGTTCTTGAAGGGGAGGCCAACGACTATTTTGGTAAAGGGCTTTCCGGCAGCCAGCTGATAGTCTTTCCTGACAGACGTACGCAGTTTGTGCACGACCAGCAGATCATAATAGGCAACGTGGCCCTTTACGGAGCCATTACGGGAGAGGCTTATATCAATGGTATGGCTGGCGAGCGGTTTGCCGTCAGAAATTCCGGTGCTAACGCCGTTGTGGAAGGAGTGGGCGATCATGGCTGTGAGTACATGACTGGAGGTAGAGTTGTAATACTCGGCCCTACAGGAAAGAACTTTGCTGCCGGAATGAGTGGAGGTATTGCTTATGTTTATTCTCCGGGAGAAGAATTTGAGCAGTTGTGCAACATGGAAATGGTGCTGTTCGATTCAATAGATCATCAGGACGTTTCCACAATTAAAACACTTGTGACAAATCATGTGAAGTTTACCGGAAGCAAAAAGGCTGAAATGATTTTGTCAGAGTGGGACAGGCATATTGGTAAGTTTATCAAAGTGATGCCAAAAGAGTACAAGGAAGTTTTGGCCAATGCCAATAAGCGTAGAATCCGTCAAGCAGTTTAA
- a CDS encoding PrnB family protein, translating into MVTDWKFFLVEHGVDPDYGFLLTPFPEVSLSSYFAPWDQAALHLPEWIENGSVAEEAGKLPFKDPGRISSKGEMERAMLVLSFLGSAIVHTSADASPLIPRNISVPWRYIATRLGRPPVLSHASAVLANWKRTGNMGVVSLGNIEPLVTFTRTDDEKWFYMVTVEIESQAAEAIAAVALALEYTTTRNSENILQQLKVVRNAVRMMTTTLKRMKEKCDPSVFYSSIRPFLSSFKDVRYDLGGRTVTESWHGGSAAQSAVLQFLDAGMGIEHTEPKSSAYMKEMLNYMPPQHATIVRKLKQGSPLKDYCRSESTLQFFYDKAVETIHDFRTEHFKIAHEYIIAQAKAEEGVIGTGGTELSSFLKSMRDDTKKKVTKLITLFTLKQHPNLFMANPYINVMKNSFLLQI; encoded by the coding sequence ATGGTAACAGACTGGAAATTTTTTTTGGTTGAACATGGCGTCGACCCTGACTACGGATTTTTGTTGACTCCGTTTCCTGAAGTAAGCCTTTCGTCCTATTTTGCTCCCTGGGACCAGGCAGCACTCCATTTGCCCGAGTGGATAGAAAACGGCAGCGTAGCCGAAGAGGCAGGCAAATTACCATTCAAAGATCCAGGCAGAATAAGCAGCAAAGGCGAAATGGAAAGGGCCATGCTGGTGCTTTCTTTTTTGGGAAGTGCCATCGTCCATACCTCTGCCGATGCTTCGCCACTGATCCCCAGAAACATCTCCGTTCCATGGCGATACATCGCCACTCGGTTAGGAAGGCCGCCCGTGCTGTCGCATGCATCCGCTGTGCTGGCCAATTGGAAAAGAACAGGAAATATGGGGGTGGTGTCGTTGGGTAATATTGAGCCTCTTGTAACATTCACCAGAACTGACGATGAAAAGTGGTTTTATATGGTCACTGTGGAGATTGAGTCGCAGGCGGCTGAAGCCATTGCTGCCGTTGCGCTCGCATTGGAGTACACCACCACCAGAAACTCTGAGAACATTTTACAGCAACTGAAAGTAGTCAGGAACGCAGTGAGGATGATGACTACAACGCTGAAGAGAATGAAAGAGAAGTGCGACCCTTCAGTTTTTTACTCCAGCATAAGGCCTTTCCTCAGCTCCTTCAAAGATGTTAGGTATGACCTTGGAGGGAGAACAGTGACAGAGAGCTGGCATGGCGGGAGTGCTGCTCAAAGCGCTGTCTTGCAGTTTTTGGACGCAGGAATGGGGATTGAGCATACGGAGCCCAAGTCTTCGGCATACATGAAAGAGATGCTTAATTATATGCCCCCGCAACATGCCACAATTGTGAGAAAGCTAAAACAGGGATCACCTCTTAAAGACTATTGTCGTTCGGAATCGACGCTACAGTTCTTTTACGATAAGGCCGTGGAAACAATTCATGACTTTAGGACAGAGCATTTCAAAATAGCCCACGAGTATATAATTGCGCAGGCAAAGGCGGAAGAAGGGGTAATTGGCACTGGGGGAACCGAGTTGTCATCGTTTCTGAAATCGATGAGAGACGACACAAAAAAAAAGGTGACTAAATTAATCACCCTTTTCACGCTTAAACAACACCCTAATTTATTTATGGCAAATCCTTACATAAATGTCATGAAGAATTCTTTTCTGCTTCAAATATGA
- the hemB gene encoding porphobilinogen synthase, producing the protein MLSRRPRRNRKSAVIREMVEETRLSTKDFIFPLFVIEGTGKRVEVKSMPGIFRFSLDVLLKEIEECLMLGIRTFAIFPAIDDSKKDKYATESVNGEGLYLRALSEIKKRFPEACLMTDVAMDPYSSDGHDGLVKDGQIVNDETLEILGKMAVAQAATGADIIGPSDMMDGRVGYIREMLDDAGYTNTSILAYTAKYASAFYGPFRDALDSAPKSGDKKTYQMDTANRNEALIEAELDYNEGADILMVKPALAYLDVIRLLKDNFPLPIAAYNVSGEYAMIKAAAQNGWLDGEKAMVESLLSIKRAGASIILSYFAREFAQLQKQ; encoded by the coding sequence ATGCTTTCAAGAAGACCAAGAAGAAACAGGAAATCTGCTGTTATTAGGGAAATGGTGGAGGAAACAAGGCTTTCTACCAAAGACTTTATCTTTCCACTTTTTGTCATAGAGGGGACTGGGAAAAGAGTGGAGGTAAAGTCTATGCCAGGGATTTTCCGGTTTTCGTTGGATGTCCTTTTGAAGGAAATTGAGGAATGTCTGATGTTAGGTATTCGCACATTTGCCATTTTTCCAGCCATCGACGATTCAAAGAAGGATAAGTACGCTACCGAAAGTGTCAATGGTGAAGGGCTTTACCTCAGGGCGCTGAGCGAGATTAAAAAGAGATTTCCTGAGGCTTGCCTGATGACTGACGTTGCTATGGATCCTTATAGCAGCGACGGACATGACGGGTTAGTAAAAGATGGACAAATTGTAAACGACGAAACCCTCGAGATACTCGGAAAAATGGCCGTGGCTCAAGCTGCCACGGGAGCCGACATTATCGGCCCCTCCGACATGATGGATGGCCGAGTTGGCTACATAAGAGAGATGCTGGATGATGCAGGATATACCAATACGTCTATCCTTGCCTACACAGCCAAGTATGCAAGCGCCTTTTACGGCCCGTTCAGAGATGCGCTTGACTCGGCTCCAAAATCTGGAGACAAAAAGACTTATCAGATGGATACGGCTAACCGGAACGAGGCTCTCATTGAAGCCGAACTGGACTATAATGAGGGAGCTGATATATTGATGGTAAAGCCTGCATTGGCTTACCTCGACGTGATCAGGCTGTTGAAAGATAATTTTCCATTGCCAATAGCGGCATATAATGTAAGTGGGGAGTACGCCATGATTAAAGCTGCCGCTCAAAATGGGTGGCTCGATGGGGAGAAGGCGATGGTTGAGTCCCTTTTGAGTATCAAAAGAGCAGGTGCCAGCATCATACTGAGCTATTTTGCCAGGGAGTTTGCGCAGCTTCAAAAGCAGTAG
- a CDS encoding murein L,D-transpeptidase catalytic domain family protein, with protein MTRIFIALLFVASGVAFAQEKSLEDESADFSPDRQLLLYYQSFAREEPLPDFGLFKLAVTGYFNLKESDRIGQADIVTIIDFRKPSSQKRLWILDLKARSVLYHTLVAHGRNTGNLYAESFSNVPNSNTSSLGFYTTAQTYMGKHGLSLRLDGQEKGFNDKARERAIVLHGADYVSKDFVKMHGRLGRSFGCPSVPMAVHKEVINTIKDGTCLFIFYPDKNYLSKSKLLQPTNLVAQVQKLTSEPAANAAAPLGSSR; from the coding sequence ATGACGAGAATTTTCATTGCGCTTTTGTTCGTTGCGTCTGGAGTAGCTTTTGCTCAGGAAAAAAGTCTGGAGGATGAGTCAGCCGACTTTTCTCCTGATCGTCAGCTTCTATTGTACTACCAGTCGTTTGCTAGGGAGGAGCCACTACCGGATTTTGGGCTTTTCAAGCTTGCAGTCACAGGTTATTTCAATCTCAAAGAAAGTGATCGCATTGGCCAGGCAGATATTGTTACCATTATTGACTTCAGAAAACCTTCCAGCCAAAAACGACTTTGGATACTTGATCTGAAAGCGAGAAGCGTGCTGTATCATACCCTTGTTGCGCATGGAAGAAATACAGGAAACCTTTATGCAGAGTCATTTTCTAATGTTCCCAACTCCAACACGAGCAGCCTTGGCTTCTACACCACGGCACAAACTTACATGGGCAAGCATGGACTTTCGCTCCGTTTAGACGGGCAGGAAAAAGGCTTTAATGACAAAGCGAGAGAAAGAGCGATTGTGCTTCATGGCGCTGACTATGTAAGCAAAGATTTTGTAAAAATGCATGGTCGATTGGGCCGAAGCTTTGGTTGCCCTTCAGTGCCTATGGCTGTTCACAAGGAAGTGATCAACACCATCAAAGACGGCACCTGTCTTTTTATATTCTACCCTGACAAGAACTATCTCTCCAAAAGCAAATTGCTTCAACCAACCAATTTGGTTGCCCAGGTTCAAAAATTGACATCAGAGCCTGCTGCCAATGCTGCTGCCCCCCTCGGGAGTTCCCGATAG
- a CDS encoding L,D-transpeptidase family protein, with the protein MLVRNAFFFVFLSFLFLAPKISAHDFTNDELAEAIRLRLETAQAYGQMRLGDEPVFCINTLPEFYVSRDFQPLWITTGDKYQKAKEMLSIIGDAEAEGLTPDDYHYARILTSLNHSIRHDSVGRFELIKLELLLSDAFFLYTSHLYYGKLNPETADPEWKAKRKTDSFDFAGYLTEAVESGKLREYTQMLAPRLPEYAVLKSFLDYYREVVARGGFPNVPAGDKLQRGDSSERIVAIKKRLYMGSNVEIKDGNMSPFFDDDLEAALKIFQRRNGLGADGVAGVKTVELLNVPAEKRIQDIKINMERLRWLPEDLGERYILVNLGSFELEIFDKASKTYDSEVIIGKTYRKTPIFSSKMTYLVLNPTWTVPPTILKSDILPEARKDPSVITRKGLKVLRSDGTEVPLADVDWPNVSSTNFPYMLRQPPGPTNALGDVKFMFPNPYSVYIHDTPSREMFNKSERAFSSGCIRLKNPLNMAAYLLAGTKYTREEIGKIVQTRVETTITLPKPLDVHILYLTAWVSESNSLRFGVDIYERDARIAKGLSGTPEGGSSIGSRL; encoded by the coding sequence ATGCTCGTTCGTAACGCTTTCTTTTTCGTTTTCCTAAGCTTTCTTTTCTTAGCTCCCAAGATATCCGCTCACGATTTCACCAATGATGAATTGGCTGAAGCCATCCGCTTGCGATTGGAAACCGCCCAGGCATATGGCCAAATGAGGCTTGGTGACGAGCCCGTTTTTTGTATCAACACCTTGCCTGAGTTTTATGTAAGCAGAGACTTTCAACCGCTTTGGATAACAACTGGGGACAAATACCAAAAAGCAAAAGAGATGCTGAGCATCATAGGCGATGCGGAAGCTGAAGGACTAACGCCCGACGATTACCATTACGCCCGCATATTGACGTCGCTTAATCATTCCATCCGGCATGACTCAGTCGGTCGTTTTGAGCTTATTAAATTAGAGCTTTTGCTTTCCGACGCTTTCTTTTTGTACACCTCTCATCTTTACTATGGAAAGTTGAACCCGGAGACTGCCGATCCCGAGTGGAAAGCAAAGCGAAAAACCGATAGCTTCGACTTTGCAGGTTATTTAACCGAGGCGGTGGAGTCCGGCAAGCTAAGAGAGTACACGCAAATGCTAGCCCCCAGGCTGCCGGAGTACGCAGTACTCAAGTCTTTTCTCGACTACTACCGTGAAGTAGTGGCAAGGGGGGGCTTTCCAAACGTGCCTGCGGGTGATAAGCTTCAAAGGGGAGATAGCAGTGAGCGAATAGTGGCTATCAAGAAGCGACTTTACATGGGATCGAATGTGGAGATTAAAGATGGCAACATGTCGCCTTTTTTCGATGACGACCTGGAAGCAGCCCTAAAGATATTTCAACGCCGAAATGGATTAGGAGCAGATGGTGTTGCTGGAGTAAAAACCGTGGAATTACTTAATGTGCCTGCGGAAAAACGTATCCAGGACATAAAGATCAACATGGAGCGGCTCAGATGGTTGCCCGAAGATCTTGGCGAACGCTACATACTTGTCAACCTTGGAAGCTTTGAACTTGAGATATTCGACAAGGCGTCCAAAACGTATGACTCGGAAGTGATCATTGGTAAAACGTACAGAAAGACACCGATTTTTAGCAGCAAAATGACGTATCTGGTACTTAATCCCACCTGGACAGTGCCGCCCACCATTCTTAAATCCGATATTTTGCCCGAGGCAAGGAAGGATCCGTCAGTGATTACAAGAAAGGGCTTGAAAGTGCTGAGGAGTGATGGAACTGAGGTTCCGCTGGCAGATGTAGACTGGCCAAATGTTTCTTCAACCAACTTCCCCTATATGCTACGCCAGCCCCCGGGGCCCACAAATGCCCTGGGCGACGTGAAGTTTATGTTTCCTAATCCCTATAGCGTTTACATACACGACACACCGAGTCGGGAGATGTTCAACAAAAGTGAAAGAGCGTTCAGCTCCGGGTGTATCAGGTTGAAAAACCCATTGAACATGGCTGCCTATCTTTTGGCGGGCACCAAGTATACACGGGAGGAGATTGGAAAAATCGTGCAAACGAGGGTAGAAACTACCATCACCTTGCCGAAACCACTTGATGTACACATACTCTATCTCACAGCGTGGGTAAGCGAAAGTAACAGTCTTCGCTTTGGCGTGGATATCTACGAACGTGATGCCAGGATAGCCAAAGGCCTATCGGGAACTCCCGAGGGGGGCAGCAGCATTGGCAGCAGGCTCTGA